The following coding sequences lie in one Arachis ipaensis cultivar K30076 chromosome B03, Araip1.1, whole genome shotgun sequence genomic window:
- the LOC107629433 gene encoding chaperone protein dnaJ 20, chloroplastic has translation MRFYPGLTITPTDHRFCVPTATNPVSLRPIIGPIKCPNRVTFSFKKPRATLNGAAATEDKPAMAVAELSFYELLGISESGSLMEIKQAYKQLARKYHPDVSPPGRLEEYTKRFIRVQEAYETLSDPTRRAMYDNDMARGVHFAFNARRSYHHRDQVVEHKSEWKSRWQSQLSELKRRSRSKSKDEGKNMSWAARMRQQRNESSDES, from the exons ATGCGGTTCTATCCAGGCTTAACCATCACACCCACCGATCACCGCTTCTGCGTCCCAACCGCCACAAATCCCGTCTCTCTAAGGCCCATTATCGGCCCAATCAAATGCCCAAACCGAGTCACCTTCTCCTTCAAGAAGCCCAGGGCCACCCTTAACGGCGCTGCTGCCACCGAGGATAAGCCAGCGATGGCGGTTGCGGAGCTGAGCTTCTACGAGCTTCTAGGGATTTCGGAATCGGGGTCGCTGATGGAGATAAAGCAAGCGTACAAGCAACTCGCAAGAAAGTACCACCCGGATGTGTCTCCACCGGGTCGGCTCGAAGAGTACACGAAACGGTTCATTCGGGTCCAAGAGGCTTACGAAACCCTCTCGGATCCCACTAGGAGAGCCATGTATGATAACGACATGGCTAGGGGAGTTCACTTCGCCTTCAATGCTCGTAGAAGTTACCACCACCGTGATCAG GTGGTTGAACATAAGAGCGAGTGGAAATCTCGTTGGCAATCACAACTTTCTGAGCTGAAAAGAAGAAGTAGGAGCAAGAGCAAGGATGAAGGGAAGAACATGTCATGGGCAGCAAGAATGCGCCAACAAAGAAATGAATCATCAGATGAATCATGA
- the LOC107629432 gene encoding protein ECERIFERUM 26-like, translating to MGFAQEESLVYDLRLSSVGPGRVSGTDVFHNPAGLDLAMKLHYLRMIYFFDSEVAQSLSIMHIKERMFPWFNHYFITCGRFRRSETGRPFIKCNDCGARFIEAKCDKTLDEWLEMKDWGSYKLLASQQVIGPELFFSPPILLQVTHFRCGGISLGLSWAHILGDPFAASEFINSWGRCMNYMDLNKPINIPRPIPRPTGTGPQMDPVCAKPVDPVGDHWIPPNNCKMVTFSFQVTGSQMNYLQAQIWGPSADQTPPFESLCAVLWHCVAQVRPGFEPNTVTICKPDPSHGNDIIGNNQFISKVEAGSEFSMSDTNFRVLASMLAEQGIDERNLIEEAMEKDQGVADFYVYGANLTFVDLEETNVYELELKGKKPRFVYTTVQGVGDEGVVLVMPWPKGANKNGSDGKFVTMILPEDQILKIKSELKINGLLLEGDF from the exons ATGGGTTTTGCACAAGAAGAGAGCTTAGTGTATGACCTGAGACTATCTTCGGTCGGGCCAGGCCGAGTGAGTGGAACAGACGTGTTCCACAATCCGGCCGGCCTAGACTTGGCCATGAAACTTCACTACCTTAGAATGATTTATTTCTTTGATAGTGAGGTGGCACAAAGCCTAAGCATCATGCACATAAAGGAACGAATGTTTCCTTGGTTCAACCACTACTTCATAACCTGCGGCCGGTTTCGGCGATCGGAAACCGGCCGGCCGTTCATCAAGTGCAATGATTGTGGAGCAAGGTTCATTGAGGCAAAGTGTGACAAAACCTTGGATGAGTGGCTTGAAATGAAGGATTGGGGTTCATACAAGTTGTTGGCCTCTCAACAAGTCATTGGCCCTGAATTATTCTTTTCTCCTCCCATTTTGTTGCAG GTAACTCATTTTAGGTGTGGTGGAATTTCCTTGGGCCTTAGCTGGGCCCATATACTTGGTGACCCATTTGCAGCTTCTGAGTTCATCAACAGCTGGGGACGATGCATGAACTATATGGACCTAAACAAGCCCATTAACATCCCAAGACCAATCCCAAGGCCCACCGGAACTGGACCTCAAATGGACCCGGTCTGTGCAAAGCCGGTCGACCCGGTCGGCGACCACTGGATCCCACCGAACAACTGCAAAATGGTCACCTTCTCCTTCCAAGTAACTGGCTCCCAAATGAACTACTTACAAGCCCAAATTTGGGGCCCAAGTGCTGACCAAACCCCACCTTTTGAATCCCTTTGTGCTGTGCTTTGGCACTGTGTGGCCCAAGTTCGGCCCGGATTCGAGCCCAACACCGTGACGATATGCAAACCCGACCCGAGTCATGGCAATGATATAATTGGCAATAATCAATTCATAAGCAAGGTTGAAGCTGGAAGTGAATTTTCAATGAGTGACACTAATTTTAGGGTTTTGGCAAGCATGCTTGCGGAACAAGGAATCGACGAAAGGAATCTAATTGAAGAAGCAATGGAAAAAGATCAAGGGGTGGCTGATTTCTATGTGTATGGTGCAAATTTGACTTTTGTTGACTTAGAAGAAACCAATGTGTATGAGTTGGAATTGAAGGGAAAAAAACCAAGGTTTGTTTACACAACAGTTCAAGGTGTTGGAGATGAAGGAGTTGTTTTGGTTATGCCATGGCCTAAAGGTGCTAACAAGAATGGCTCTGATGGGAAATTTGTGACCATGATTTTGCCTGAGGATCAAATTCTGAAGATTAAATCTGAGCTCAAGATTAATGGTCTTCTGCTTGAGGGTGATTTTTAG